Proteins encoded within one genomic window of Besnoitia besnoiti strain Bb-Ger1 chromosome II, whole genome shotgun sequence:
- a CDS encoding zinc knuckle domain-containing protein (encoded by transcript BESB_039230): MTIYSSHVHRGVDAAVRHKKRRRRDQDAETPTHEACSTADGAETKKMKKQAICSSTGKSGGALAKKSSKKHSRDARAATAEAEEGDTSKDNTRVGSRALNEDASPVCATKARRGQMHESEENCANRDEASLHESEQDDSDAFEAEDADAPLGEEAKDKPFTKRKRKRRECWTIEQVRERMAELVAELEKRDELTKSRLKRIRARLAVLAKAERGEIEVGGQIEKAKKKKKRSADRSEGEGEKRKKPPGGRRDSSKSSRKLTGSQKKKLNKICLRCREKGHVLENCPLATATGPNSASPDAAAKEGEAKARPMMSGVCFNCGATDHTLKNCKKKRKPDGSLPFALCFICGAKGHLSAGCPQSTTGKYPKGGCCRTCGSIYHLQIECPEFQKQQKELADQKKLGGASGGSRSRPDGGKEHSGDRLKPRSFSGNKAERKTPQRTREADPDEYWQNA, from the exons ATGACGATCTACTCCTCGCATGTTCACAGAG GCGTTGACGCGGCTGTTCGCCACAAgaaacggcgaaggcgcgatcAGGACGCCGAAACTCCGACGCATGAAGCTTGTAGCACCGCTGATGGCGCGGAGACAAAGAAGATGAAAAAGCAGGCCATTTGCTCCAGCACGGGAAAGTCTGGAGGGGCGCTCGCAAAGAAGTCCTCGAAAAAGCACtctcgcgacgcgcgggccgccaccgccgaggctgaggaaggcgacaCTTCGAAGGATAATACCCGAGTGGGCAGCCGAGCCCTCAATGAGGATGCTAGTCCCGTCTGCGCAACGAAGGCACGCAGGGGGCAAATGCATGAGTCGGAAGAAAACTGTGCCAACCGAGACGAGGCTTCACTTCACGAGAGCGAGCAGGACGACAGTGATGCGTTcgaagcggaggacgcagacgcgccgctcggTGAAGAGGCGAAAGACAAGCCCTTTACAAAGAGAAAGCGGAAACGGCGGGAATGCTGGACGATTGAACAGGTGCGTGAAAGGATGGCAGAGCTAGTGGCGGAACTCGAAAAACGCGATGAACTTACAAAGTCCAGGTTGAAGCGAATTCGCGCACGACTCGCAGTGCTGGCGAAGGCCGAGCGTGGTGAGATCGAAGTCGGGGGCCAGATTgaaaaggcgaagaaaaagaagaagagatcCGCAGATCGCagcgagggggagggcgagaagcggaagaagcccccaggaggaaggcgcgactCGAGCAAGTCATCGCGGAAGCTTACCGGATCTCAGAAGAAAAAGCTAAACAAGATCTGTCTTCGCT GTCGCGAGAAAGGCCATGTCCTCGAGAACTGCCctctggcgacggcgaccggTCCGAACTCGGCTTCtcccgacgccgcagcgaaggaggGTGAGGCGAAGGCTCGCCCGATGATGAGTGGCGTTTGCTTCAATTGTGGCGCGACCGACCACACGCTGAAAAACTGCAAAAAGAAACGGAAACCC GACGGATCTTTGCCTTTCGCACTCTGCTTTATCTGCGGCGCGAAGGGCCACCTTTCGGCCGGCTGCCCCCAGTCTACAACAG GAAAATACCCAAAAGGCGGCTGTTGCCGCACGTGCGGATCAATTTATCACCTCCAGATCGAATGTCCCGAGTTCCAAAAGCAGCAGAAAGAGCTTGCTGATCAGAAAAAACTGGGGGGCGCGTCTGGAGGTTCGCGTAGTAGGCCTGACGGCGGGAAGGAGCACTCTGGAGATCGACTGAAACCACGCAGTTTCAGTGGGAATAAGGCTGAACGGAAGACGCCACAAAGGACACGGGAGGCCGATCCAGACGAGTACTGGCAGAACGCATAG
- a CDS encoding zinc finger protein ZFP1 (encoded by transcript BESB_039240) has translation MEPRVKRSNRTRLRNGGASASSPASCAAASAQQSNLTRKIFWKTQLCPKFQATGVCPRKEHCSFAHSKEELRTPPDLRCTKWCRRVFRGQVCDTPECPYAHSKDDLRCNGHQLLTFKTAMCKFHAKGACLSGKKCRFAHTMAELRVGTDELNTNSEDSRTHATRRGSLISTRSEASAADSGESPPVNDLVASGLRAALASLEKTARANSKGPAPRCEQEDVHRGGADVVSATQGSDSELHARPAQRRPRHVSKPHPSGGAHLVPSSRGAPREEPHHGSDTEGRERPAKCCGAAREADQPAAGTQLKNTPVRESSLKKAEREALRVWQVKPCGTDHSSEDANGDKAHGGARRDSLEGCRGRRANTPVAVSKMTFLAYKQAMEKARKKGAGHSQRGLPDVRIAAVLREDDASDCPDSPRATTPSEGDVAPALQVCSPDDFMDSLDAHSVQDMTAASGSDCSLSNLNSSLNPEAAPFVPSLFPGASNPRLGAQRGSCEPPPLGATGGDSRGLPSRVPLETSSGFASQGARASPVVSSLASLGNLSPGELVRFRQETLTALSGGGSPEGQRFLQSFLREFGEAAAALGPSHVGSAGASGAARVAGSAGVDSALFPGIQTSVGGERGESKGAAALVALLAVSRLLSPPAVPHSAIPPPPVPPPPINPPGVAHLYHSCSSLSSLAGGSTHLRHAEAPEQLPAASATRTEQEKTDANPNAIFTLAAALLAMAPHLAKHGTAAPVPPSSAPAMRLPQAQGADWYPPEGATWTGHRLPAVAPTPAAPAAHDYPAFRDYLAAQAHHFQQAQSCAAPSLAEATRSVVASLPRFLRLGGAGDSGSLASAPLAAVSGLHAPYATGGPSSLHHLEQLRQYLNLPRASAHRAEADDSSDAGSNPSSFSYADSSLSGLSSVPWPLGPRTQSFFSSSVGSPKSYEETAAGGGEGEGRRGSEVSFCGDLKSSLLSRKSVGEHVKGPRARSAAERVPLEEFLRQATAEEREPEGRSSVTADELAEFFASVASLGLSAKHGTGAGKPKGGGSVEGATKGDFDRCSSLLTTVTTTEPGPPLVTCGSSGSSEDLLSALRGADFTDNGSLFFAEERDGGDIPTGGAGYQCPAEHDGQGPERCPRNRGLWAAFVGQMAGRLAELPKEEKGSAFSLSSRQEIDFCVSGSRALDQEV, from the exons ATGGAGCCTCGCGTCAAACGCTCCAACCGCACCCGGCTACGAAATGGAGGagcctccgcttcgtctcccgcgagctgcgcagccgcctctgctCAGCAGTCGAATTTGACGAGGAAAATTTTCTGGAAAACACAGCTGTGCCCCAAGTTCCAGGCCACCGGCGTGTGCCCGCGGAAGGAGCACTGCAGCTTCGCACACTCCAAG GAGGAGCTACGGACGCCACCCGACCTCCGCTGTACCAAGTGGTGTCGTCGCGTTTTCCGCGGACAAGTGTGCGATACTCCGGAGTGTCCCTACGCCCACAGCAAAGACGATCTTCGCTGTAACGGCCATCAGCTGCTGACCTTCAAAACAGCAATGTGCAAATTCCACGCCAAGGGCGCCTGCCTCAGCGGGAAAAAATGCCG ATTTGCTCACACGATGGCGGAGCTGCGTGTGGGGACCGACGAGCTCAACACAAACAGCGAAGACAGCCGCACCCACGCCACCAGACGAGGCAGCCTTATCAGCACTCGCAGCGAGGCTTCGGCTGCGGACAGCGGCGAGTCCCCGCCGGTGAACGACCTGGTGGCGTCCGGCCTGCGTGCCGCCCTCGCTTCGctggagaagacggcgagggcgaactCGAAAGGACCCGCGCCGCGGTGTGAGCAGGAGGACGTGcatcgcggaggcgccgacgtcGTCTCCGCGACGCAGGGAAGCGATTCCGAGCTTCATGCCCGCCCCgcccagcggcggccgcggcacgtCTCGAAGCCACACCCTTCCGGGGGCGCGCACCTCGTgccgagctcgcgcggcgctccgcgtgAAGAGCCGCATCACGGAAGCGACACGGaggggcgcgagaggcctgcaaaatgctgcggcgcggcacgCGAAGCAGATCAGCCTGCAGCTGGGACGCAGCTCAAGAACACACCTGTGCGCGAGTCCTCGTTgaagaaagcagaaagagaggcaCTGCGGGTATGGCAAGTGAAGCCTTGTGGAACTGACCACTCGAGCGAGGATGCGAACGGCGACAAGGCACACGGCGGAGCCCGGAGGGACAGCTTGGAGGgatgccgcgggcggcgcgccaaCACACCTGTGGCTGTATCGAAGATGACGTTTCTGGCGTACAAGCAGGCAATGGagaaagcgaggaagaagggcgcTGGACATTCTCAAAGGGGCCTTCCCGATGTGCGGATTGCCGCAGTCCttcgcgaagacgacgccagCGACTGTCCGGACTCGCCGAGGGCAACGACTCCTTCCGAGGGTGATGTGGCTCCCGCTCTACAAGTCTGCTCGCCCGATGACTTTATGGACTCTCTTGACGCCCATTCTGTCCAAGACATGACAGCCGCGTCAGGCAGCGACTGCTCACTGAGCAACCTGAACAGTTCTCTGAATCCGGAGGCTGCTCCGTTTGTGCCATCTCTTTTCCCAGGCGCCTCGAATCCGCGACTTGGAGCCCAGCGAGGATCCTGCGAACCCCCCCCGCTCGGCGCGACTGGCGGCGACTCGAGAGGACTGCCTTCCCGCGTCCCTCTGGAGACGTCGTCGGGCTTTGCCAGCcagggcgcccgcgcgtctcctgtTGTGTCTTCGCTTGCGTCGCTGGGGAATTTGAGTCCTGGCGAACTCGTGCGGTTCCGGCAAGAGACGTTGACCGCTCTCTCTGGCGGAGGTTCGCCAGAGGGACAGCGCTTTCTGCAGTCGTTTCTCCGCGAGttcggcgaggccgccgctgccctggGCCCTAGCCACGTtggctctgcaggcgcttcaggcgcggctcgcgtggCAGGCAGCGCCGGGGTGGACAGTGCGCTCTTTCCAGGCATCCAGACTTCAGTGgggggcgagcgaggagagagtaAGGGAGCAGCCGCGTTGGTGGCTTTACTTGCGGTTTCACGTCTCCTTTCGCCGCCGGCAGTCCCTCACTCGGCaatccctccgccgccagtcCCTCCGCCACCAATCAACCCCCCAGGCGTGGCGCATCTCTATCACTCGTGctcgtcgctgtcttctctcgctggcggctcTACGCATCTCCGTCACGCTGAGGCGCCGGAACAGCTGCCCGCTGCCTCAGCGACGCGCACCGAACAGGAGAAGACAGACGCGAATCCGAACGCGATTTTCACTTTGGCCGCGGCCCTCTTGGCGATGGCACCTCATTTGGCAAAACACggcacggcggcgcctgtccCTCCGAGCTCCGCTCCGGCGATGCGCTTACCACAGGCGCAAGGAGCCGATTGGTATCCCCCGGAAGGGGCGACGTGGACAGGTCACCGCctccccgccgtcgcgcccactcctgcagcgcccgccgcgcatgACTATCCTGCCTTCCGCGACTACTTGGCGGCTCAGGCGCATCATTTTCAGCAAGCCCAGAGTtgcgctgcgccttcccTGGCTGAGGCCACGCGGAGCGTCGTGGCTTCGCTCCCTCGGTTCCTGCGGCTGGGGGGGGCAGGCGACTCTGGCAGTCTCgcatctgcgcctctcgccgcagtTTCGGGCCTTCATGCGCCGTATGCGACTGGGGGGCCGTCTTCGCTCCACCACTTGGAGCAGCTCCGGCAGTATTTGAATCTAccacgcgcctcggcgcatcgcgcggaagcagacgacAGCTCCGACGCGGGTTCGAATCCGTCGTCGTTCTCTTACGCAGACTCATCTCTCTCAGGATTGTCGAGTGTTCCTTGGCCGCTGGGGCCCCGAACGCAGTCCTTTTTTTCCTCCTCAGTGGGCTCTCCGAAGAGCTATGAGGAGaccgctgcaggcgggggcgaaggagaaggccgTCGCGGCTCAGAGGTTTCTTTCTGTGGGGACTTGAAGTCTTCACTGCTTTCCCGCAAGAGCGTCGGGGAGCACGTGAAGGGCCCCCGCGCGAGGtctgctgcagagcgagTCCCTCTGGAAGAATTCttgaggcaggcgacggcggaggagagagaaccCGAGGGGCGAAGCTCAGTCACCGCCGATGAGCTGGCGGAGttcttcgcctctgtcgcctcgctgggGCTTTCAGCGAAGCACGGCACGGGCGCGGGGAAGCCgaagggcggcggctccgTGGAGGGAGCCACCAAAGGCGACTTCGACCGTTGCTCATCCCTCCTCACCACTGTGACGACTACAGAGCCTGGGCCTCCGCTTGTGACCTGCGGAAGCTCAGGCTCGAGTGAAGACTTGCTGAGTGCCCTGAGAGGAGCTGATTTCACTGACAACGGGTCGCTTTTTTTCGCAGAGGAGCGGGACGGTGGAGACATCCcgaccggcggcgcaggctaCCAGTGCCCGGCGGAGCACGACGGTCAGGGCCCAGAGAGATGTCCGAGAAACCGCGGACTCTGGGCTGCGTTCGTAGGGCAGATGGCAGGTCGCCTCGCAGAGCTGCCGAAGGAGGAAAAGGGAAGCGCTTTTTCACTCTCGTCAAGGCAGGAAATTGATTTTTGCGTCAGCGGATCCCGCGCACTTGATCAAGAAGTGTGA
- a CDS encoding hypothetical protein (encoded by transcript BESB_039250) encodes MAGQADKKRQQKAAAYFQTHAAGVLIATVLFLIFRLSVFSGNFTVALLPLPEFWEGFLLSCTYALYYGTYNSIVDSLRLGVSHSLSTDFFIVACAAQVLGGVHPRGWFLWAVVPAYGVYKVARKILDWVFTPEGPEEGSAEAAALRKKEEKLQRKLKSGRVALIR; translated from the exons ATGGCGGGACAAGCCGACAAGAAGCGCCAGCAGAAGGCTGCGGCGTACTTCCAGACGCACGCGGCTGGAGTCCTCATTGCCACT GTGCTCTTCCTGATTTTCCGTCTCTCTGTGTTTTCGGGGAATTTTACTGTCGCGCTCTTGCCGCTGCCGGAGTTCTGGGAAGGCTTTTTGCTCTCGTGTACGTACGCGCTGTACTACGGCACATACAATTCCATCGTGGACAGCTTGAGACTCGGCGTCTCTCACTCGCTTTCCACGGACTTTTTCATCGTTGCGTGCGCGGCCCAGGTCCTCGGAGGCGTCCACCCGCGTGGCTGGTTTCTCTGGGCGGTCGTTCCTGCCTACGGAGTCTACAAAGTGGCGAGGAAGATTCTCGACTGGGTCTTCACGCCCGAGGGGCCTGAAGAgggcagcgcagaggccgccgcacttagaaagaaggaggagaaacTGCAAAGAAAACTCAAGAGCggacgcgtcgccctcaTCAGATAA